Below is a window of Lacibacter sp. H407 DNA.
CTGGAAAATCAAATGATCTTTCGGACGGTTGCCGAGATCAACTTTTGACCAGTCTTTCTTTTTCTTTTTTTCGGTTTCCTGTGCAATAAGCGAAAAACCTGCTGTAAGGAATAATGTAAACAGTATTAGTTTCTTCATAATAGTAAAGAGGCAAATGTATTTGCTTATCGGTTAAGCAAAGGTTAAAGCCGTTGTTTAAAAATATTGCCGGTAAGTGAATCGTTCCGACTTCCCGTATCCCGGACTTCCGTCTTCCCGACTACCAACTACCGGCTATTGGCTATCTCTTGAAAAAAGTGGATCCTGTAGGATTTGAACCTACGACCCTCTGATTATGAGTCAGATGCTCTAACCGTCTGAGCTAAGGATCCGGCCTTTTGGGCGGGGGCAAAGATAGAAAAATAGGCGTATCGTGCTGCTATAATTTCAAGGCTTCTTTTGAAATCAACTTTTCAGCTTTAAATAAGGAAAGAAAATGCAATTACAGAGGTTGTAATTAACCATGGAAACGTTTCTTTGCAGTATGCAAAGCATCCGTTCTGTAATATTCGATCTTGGCGGCGTATTACTCGATATTGATTTCAAGTTAACCGAAAAGGCATTTGAAGAAATTGGTGTTACAAATTTTCATCAGTTCTTCAACCAGTTTCATAGTAACGATTTATTCAAAAAACTGGAAACGGGAATGGAAGATGAATTGTTTTACCGGGATTTTCGTTCCGCCACCGGATTGCAACTGAGCAATGAACAAATAAGAGACGCCTGGAATGCCTTGCTGCTCGATTTCAGAACGGAGAGTATTGCATTGTTGCCAAAATTGAAAACCAAGTATCAATTATATCTGCTCAGCAATACCAACGAAATTCATTTGCAGGAATTTCAGCGTCGGTATAGTTTACTGTCTCCACAATCTTCATTTGATGAATTGTTTGATGCGGCTTATTATTCGCATCGCATCGGGCATCGCAAACCCAACGCATCGGCTTTCGAATTTGTATTGGAAAAGCATGGGTTGGTTGCTGCAGAAACCCTGTTTATTGATGACAGCAGTAATAATATCGAAGCGGCACAGGCATTGGGGCTGCAAACAGTTCATTTGTTGCCGGGCATGAAGGTGGAGGAATTAGGACTGATTTAGGATGGATGATGGCTGACGTATGATTTCTGATATTGGAATCTCCTTGTGCCTTTCAACTAGCCACTACCGGCTTGCCTTCCTTGAACCATGTATTTTCACTCATCACTGATTACTCATCACTCATCACTTCACCTCCTCAAACTCAATATAATCACCTTCTTTCAAAGAAGATTTTTCTTTTACCGGTTCGGGACGTTGCGAAGCAGCCTGCTGTTGCTGCT
It encodes the following:
- a CDS encoding HAD family hydrolase, encoding METFLCSMQSIRSVIFDLGGVLLDIDFKLTEKAFEEIGVTNFHQFFNQFHSNDLFKKLETGMEDELFYRDFRSATGLQLSNEQIRDAWNALLLDFRTESIALLPKLKTKYQLYLLSNTNEIHLQEFQRRYSLLSPQSSFDELFDAAYYSHRIGHRKPNASAFEFVLEKHGLVAAETLFIDDSSNNIEAAQALGLQTVHLLPGMKVEELGLI